From a region of the Coprococcus comes ATCC 27758 genome:
- a CDS encoding ABC transporter permease, with the protein MKTISRIAYSNDKKNKTRSILIMMSICLTTMLLVIISTVGNGMIRLQKSQATGSYGSNYGLFVAADGSQLKEVSRRAEIDAIGIMCTEGIIKGNENGGFVCMDETARKMLPYNKEYELKEGKYPEKMQEIAAGRAFFRAMGYDDVKVGDTVTLDYRAGMRSEYKPEEFVVSGILYDRDEYTIEASYVAFGSQEFYDEHVAENDRQYNIYFTLNDSANVSMNNIEPVIKQIAASCGIEEKNVIINDFYLQWVLQPSYETIAVCGILILAIVLFSVVVIYNIFQVGIVNKIQEYGKIKALGATKKQMKQLIFREGIFLTFFSIPVGLLLGFLIAKCGFNWLVEQGNLVSTQTGSMGVQNQQVSLFSLPVILLCIFVSFLTVALALRKSMKIVSRISPIEATRYLENAETHKKGKRNGRKNVTVFSMAMANITGNPKRTIGTILTMGFSCSLFVIISNYVGNIDTEHEARRYINHGQFELQLDYSAEYDEKYPENNLDTILTDDPLNDSLIEEIKSIPGVTDVMPREIVSVNLNGTRFPATIVSKKDFDFMRQEGDIGSMDYDQAVKNGDIFFGWSTWMEQDGYALGESIAFDFENGSGTYTYQGKIAGSFVSADTYLVIPEGVYRSMNPRGTAYGYLWVDCDKKDVASVEQSLNTLISNTSHIKMDTYHARLQSAEFASSMMKLGCYLFMAVVGLIGFMNMANTMIINITTKKQEYGVLQAVGMTNKQLNLSLQIQGLIFTVGTICVALAAGLPLGYALFSYAKHNGIFGMNVYHVPLIPILVMILLVGILQIVLSCVLSSNLKKETLVERIRYQG; encoded by the coding sequence ATGAAGACAATAAGCAGAATTGCATATAGCAATGACAAAAAGAACAAGACAAGAAGTATACTGATTATGATGTCCATATGTCTGACTACGATGCTGCTTGTGATTATCAGTACTGTGGGAAATGGAATGATCCGTTTACAGAAAAGTCAGGCGACAGGCTCATATGGAAGCAATTATGGTTTGTTTGTCGCAGCAGACGGATCGCAGTTAAAGGAAGTAAGCCGCCGTGCAGAAATAGATGCAATAGGAATTATGTGTACAGAAGGCATCATAAAAGGCAATGAAAATGGCGGGTTTGTCTGCATGGATGAGACTGCAAGAAAAATGCTTCCCTATAATAAGGAATATGAATTAAAGGAAGGAAAGTATCCGGAAAAAATGCAGGAAATTGCCGCCGGAAGAGCGTTTTTTCGTGCAATGGGATATGATGATGTAAAGGTCGGAGATACGGTTACACTGGATTACCGTGCAGGGATGCGGTCAGAATATAAGCCGGAAGAGTTTGTTGTCAGCGGAATCCTATATGACCGGGATGAGTATACCATCGAGGCATCTTATGTTGCTTTTGGGTCACAGGAGTTTTATGATGAGCACGTCGCAGAGAATGACAGACAGTATAATATTTATTTTACTTTAAATGATTCTGCAAATGTATCTATGAATAATATTGAACCGGTTATAAAGCAGATTGCAGCATCTTGTGGAATCGAAGAAAAAAATGTTATAATCAATGATTTCTATCTGCAATGGGTCTTGCAGCCGAGTTATGAAACGATTGCGGTATGTGGAATTCTGATTCTTGCAATTGTACTTTTCTCTGTTGTGGTCATTTATAATATTTTTCAGGTCGGTATTGTCAACAAGATACAGGAGTATGGAAAAATCAAGGCTCTGGGAGCGACAAAAAAGCAGATGAAACAACTGATCTTCAGAGAGGGCATTTTTTTGACATTTTTTTCAATACCGGTTGGATTGCTTCTTGGTTTTCTGATTGCAAAATGCGGTTTTAACTGGCTGGTAGAACAGGGAAACCTTGTATCAACCCAAACTGGTTCTATGGGAGTCCAAAATCAGCAGGTGTCACTGTTTTCCCTGCCTGTTATACTTCTATGTATTTTCGTATCATTTCTTACCGTTGCTTTGGCACTGCGCAAATCAATGAAAATTGTTTCAAGGATTTCACCTATCGAAGCAACACGGTATTTAGAAAATGCAGAAACACACAAAAAAGGAAAACGAAATGGCAGAAAAAATGTCACCGTGTTTTCTATGGCAATGGCAAATATAACGGGTAATCCAAAAAGAACCATTGGTACCATCCTCACAATGGGGTTTTCCTGCTCATTGTTTGTGATTATCTCTAATTATGTGGGAAATATTGACACGGAGCATGAAGCACGTCGTTATATAAATCATGGACAATTTGAACTGCAGCTTGACTATTCTGCTGAGTATGATGAAAAATATCCGGAGAATAATCTGGATACGATTCTGACGGATGATCCACTGAATGATTCGCTGATTGAAGAAATCAAAAGCATTCCGGGAGTAACAGATGTCATGCCGAGAGAGATTGTCTCTGTAAATCTGAACGGAACAAGATTTCCGGCTACTATTGTGAGTAAAAAGGATTTTGATTTTATGCGCCAAGAAGGGGATATTGGCTCTATGGACTATGATCAGGCGGTAAAGAATGGTGATATTTTCTTTGGCTGGTCAACGTGGATGGAACAAGATGGATATGCTCTGGGTGAATCCATTGCATTTGACTTTGAGAATGGGAGTGGAACCTATACCTATCAGGGAAAGATTGCAGGATCTTTTGTAAGTGCGGACACTTATCTTGTCATTCCGGAAGGTGTATATCGTTCCATGAATCCGAGGGGAACAGCCTATGGCTATCTGTGGGTGGACTGTGATAAAAAAGATGTGGCATCTGTAGAACAAAGTCTGAATACTTTGATTTCTAATACTTCGCATATAAAAATGGATACTTATCATGCGCGGTTACAATCTGCCGAATTTGCAAGCAGCATGATGAAGCTTGGCTGTTATCTGTTTATGGCGGTTGTAGGACTCATCGGTTTTATGAATATGGCAAACACCATGATCATCAATATCACCACGAAGAAGCAGGAATACGGTGTGCTGCAAGCGGTAGGCATGACCAATAAGCAGTTGAATCTGAGCTTACAAATACAGGGCTTGATTTTTACGGTTGGCACCATCTGCGTCGCACTTGCTGCTGGTCTGCCCCTTGGCTATGCACTGTTTTCCTATGCGAAGCATAATGGGATTTTTGGAATGAACGTTTATCACGTTCCTCTTATCCCGATTCTTGTTATGATTCTTCTGGTTGGTATTCTACAAATTGTGCTTTCCTGTGTTTTAAGCAGTAATCTGAAAAAGGAAACGCTGGTAGAAAGAATAAGGTATCAGGGATAG
- a CDS encoding ABC transporter ATP-binding protein — MSVILETRQLCKFYGAGENQVKAVNQVDIQIEQGEFVAIVGKSGSGKSTLLHMLGGLDTPTKGSVTLAGKDLYRMKEDALAVFRRRKIGFVFQAFNLVSSVNVWENIVLPLGLDGRKVDEAYVNDIIATLGIENRIYNLPNQLSGGQQQRVAIARALVNRPEIIFADEPTGNLDSKTSDEVIALLKMTAKKYGQTIVMITHDDEIAQVADRILVIEDGQVVDFR; from the coding sequence ATGAGTGTGATATTAGAAACCAGGCAGCTTTGTAAGTTTTATGGTGCAGGTGAGAATCAGGTCAAAGCGGTCAATCAGGTGGACATTCAGATTGAGCAGGGAGAATTTGTCGCAATTGTTGGAAAGTCAGGTTCCGGTAAAAGTACATTACTTCATATGCTTGGAGGGCTAGACACCCCGACAAAAGGCAGTGTTACTTTAGCAGGGAAAGATTTATACAGGATGAAGGAAGATGCCCTTGCTGTTTTCCGCAGAAGAAAAATCGGATTTGTTTTTCAGGCATTTAATCTGGTTTCATCTGTTAATGTCTGGGAAAATATTGTACTGCCACTGGGGCTGGATGGAAGAAAAGTGGATGAAGCGTATGTAAATGATATTATTGCAACTCTGGGGATTGAAAACCGGATTTATAATCTGCCAAATCAGTTATCCGGAGGACAGCAGCAGAGAGTGGCAATTGCAAGAGCACTGGTGAATCGTCCGGAAATTATATTTGCAGATGAGCCGACAGGAAATCTTGATTCTAAGACCAGTGATGAGGTAATCGCCCTGCTTAAGATGACAGCAAAAAAATATGGACAGACAATTGTAATGATTACCCATGATGACGAAATTGCACAGGTCGCTGACCGTATTCTGGTAATTGAGGATGGACAGGTGGTGGATTTCAGATGA
- a CDS encoding sensor histidine kinase, protein MESGGKAVTKRYRKKITVVLSLVLPVILLFAILNCFTTYVFYEDYKYKMNLMTEIAAKEEFSGLDAVSELLKDKDIETNEQGRRLLEQYGYWGNNGNTFYSQFRHQVMVTGVVSTLICVFLLTFLLYWKKKEGACHQKILDQLEEILIRFRENKFDDLLKTENHAELEKLNDQLEAIGHHIQLLKEEARAEKENTKEMVSDISHQLKTPVAALDTCFSVLMQNDLSATEQEEFRIRCRSALDGLETLLQSLLEISKMETGLIQINKKKLPLMDTVISAVNRTYPKADEKEIEFVFDYEKELETCTIMQDKRWLGEAVINVLDNAVKYSPCGSKIFIRLQKRNDLVRMEIEDQGIGIPQNEYHKIFQRFYRGSSKEVMEKSGTGIGLFLSREIIEKHAGTITVTSGKKKKGSMFVIQLPYVG, encoded by the coding sequence ATGGAATCAGGAGGTAAGGCAGTGACAAAGAGATATCGCAAGAAGATTACAGTAGTGCTCTCCTTGGTATTACCTGTCATATTATTGTTTGCAATATTAAATTGCTTTACCACGTATGTGTTTTATGAAGATTATAAATATAAAATGAATCTTATGACAGAGATTGCTGCAAAGGAAGAATTTTCCGGGCTGGATGCTGTTTCGGAATTGCTTAAGGATAAGGATATTGAAACGAACGAACAGGGAAGGCGATTATTGGAGCAATATGGATACTGGGGAAATAATGGGAATACATTTTATTCACAATTCCGGCATCAGGTTATGGTGACCGGTGTTGTAAGCACTTTGATATGCGTGTTTCTTTTGACCTTTTTACTTTATTGGAAGAAAAAAGAAGGTGCGTGTCATCAGAAAATTTTAGACCAGTTGGAAGAAATTCTGATCAGATTCCGTGAAAACAAATTTGATGATTTACTGAAAACGGAAAATCATGCAGAACTGGAAAAATTGAATGACCAGCTTGAAGCAATCGGACATCATATTCAGTTGCTAAAGGAAGAAGCACGGGCAGAAAAGGAGAACACGAAAGAAATGGTTTCTGATATTTCTCACCAGTTAAAGACACCGGTTGCAGCTTTGGATACATGTTTTAGTGTACTGATGCAGAATGACTTAAGTGCCACAGAACAGGAGGAGTTTCGTATCCGTTGTCGGAGTGCTCTGGATGGACTGGAGACATTATTGCAGTCGCTTCTTGAAATATCCAAGATGGAAACTGGACTGATTCAGATTAATAAGAAAAAACTTCCGCTTATGGATACTGTCATATCTGCTGTGAACCGCACTTATCCTAAAGCGGATGAGAAAGAAATTGAATTCGTTTTTGACTATGAAAAAGAGCTGGAAACATGCACGATTATGCAGGATAAAAGGTGGCTTGGTGAAGCTGTGATCAACGTTCTGGATAATGCGGTCAAGTACAGTCCGTGTGGTTCAAAAATATTTATCCGGTTACAAAAAAGAAACGATCTTGTAAGAATGGAAATTGAGGATCAGGGAATTGGTATTCCGCAGAATGAGTATCACAAAATTTTTCAACGATTTTACAGAGGAAGTTCCAAGGAGGTCATGGAAAAGAGTGGTACAGGAATCGGACTTTTTCTATCGAGAGAAATTATCGAAAAACACGCAGGTACGATTACGGTAACCTCCGGCAAAAAGAAAAAAGGAAGCATGTTTGTGATTCAATTACCATATGTTGGTTAA